A region from the Kryptolebias marmoratus isolate JLee-2015 linkage group LG9, ASM164957v2, whole genome shotgun sequence genome encodes:
- the fgf18a gene encoding fibroblast growth factor 18a isoform X2, with amino-acid sequence MWPLLSTLTVLCIQMLLVMCNPLQQVLGVDGVNFSVHVENQTQVRDTMSRRHHRVYQLYSRTSGKHVQVLGRRISAKGEDGDKYAQLVVEADTFGSQVRIRGKETNFYLCMNHRGKLVGKKASNRSADCVFVEMVLENHYTALMSARYAGWYVGFTKRGRPRRGQHTLPNQQDVHFMKRFPPGEQPDLTTPFRFTTVSKRVKRVRATGTR; translated from the exons ATGTGGCCCCTTCTTTCCACGTTGACCGTCTT ATGTATCCAGATGTTGCTGGTGATGTGCAATCCATTGCAG CAGGTACTTGGTGTGGATGGGGTCAACTTCAGCGTGCATGTGGAGAACCAGACGCAGGTGCGAGACACCATGAGTCGAAGGCATCACCGTGTCTACCAGCTTTACAGCCGCACCAGTGGAAAGCATGTCCAGGTGCTAGGACGCAGGATCAGCGCCAAAGGAGAGGATGGAGATAAATATG CCCAGCTTGTAGTGGAGGCAGACACCTTCGGTAGCCAGGTGAGAATCCGAGGCAAAGAAACCAATTTCTACCTGTGTATGAACCACCGTGGCAAGCTGGTAGGAAAG AAGGCCAGTAACCGAAGCGCTGATTGCGTCTTTGTGGAAATGGTGTTGGAAAATCACTACACAGCTCTGATGTCAGCACGCTACGCAGGCTGGTATGTTGGCTTCACGAAAAGAGGGCGCCCTCGCCGTGGCCAACACACACTTCCCAACCAGCAGGATGTACACTTCATGAAACGTTTCCCACCTGGGGAACAGCCTGACCTCACCACGCCCTTCCGCTTCACCACCGTCAGCAAGCGGGTCAAGAGGGTGCGTGCTACTGGGACCCGCTAG
- the fgf18a gene encoding fibroblast growth factor 18a isoform X3, producing MWPLLSTLTVLCIQMLLVMCNPLQVRVLGVDGVNFSVHVENQTQVRDTMSRRHHRVYQLYSRTSGKHVQVLGRRISAKGEDGDKYAQLVVEADTFGSQVRIRGKETNFYLCMNHRGKLVGKASNRSADCVFVEMVLENHYTALMSARYAGWYVGFTKRGRPRRGQHTLPNQQDVHFMKRFPPGEQPDLTTPFRFTTVSKRVKRVRATGTR from the exons ATGTGGCCCCTTCTTTCCACGTTGACCGTCTT ATGTATCCAGATGTTGCTGGTGATGTGCAATCCATTGCAGGTGAGG GTACTTGGTGTGGATGGGGTCAACTTCAGCGTGCATGTGGAGAACCAGACGCAGGTGCGAGACACCATGAGTCGAAGGCATCACCGTGTCTACCAGCTTTACAGCCGCACCAGTGGAAAGCATGTCCAGGTGCTAGGACGCAGGATCAGCGCCAAAGGAGAGGATGGAGATAAATATG CCCAGCTTGTAGTGGAGGCAGACACCTTCGGTAGCCAGGTGAGAATCCGAGGCAAAGAAACCAATTTCTACCTGTGTATGAACCACCGTGGCAAGCTGGTAGGAAAG GCCAGTAACCGAAGCGCTGATTGCGTCTTTGTGGAAATGGTGTTGGAAAATCACTACACAGCTCTGATGTCAGCACGCTACGCAGGCTGGTATGTTGGCTTCACGAAAAGAGGGCGCCCTCGCCGTGGCCAACACACACTTCCCAACCAGCAGGATGTACACTTCATGAAACGTTTCCCACCTGGGGAACAGCCTGACCTCACCACGCCCTTCCGCTTCACCACCGTCAGCAAGCGGGTCAAGAGGGTGCGTGCTACTGGGACCCGCTAG
- the fgf18a gene encoding fibroblast growth factor 18a isoform X1, with product MWPLLSTLTVLCIQMLLVMCNPLQVRVLGVDGVNFSVHVENQTQVRDTMSRRHHRVYQLYSRTSGKHVQVLGRRISAKGEDGDKYAQLVVEADTFGSQVRIRGKETNFYLCMNHRGKLVGKKASNRSADCVFVEMVLENHYTALMSARYAGWYVGFTKRGRPRRGQHTLPNQQDVHFMKRFPPGEQPDLTTPFRFTTVSKRVKRVRATGTR from the exons ATGTGGCCCCTTCTTTCCACGTTGACCGTCTT ATGTATCCAGATGTTGCTGGTGATGTGCAATCCATTGCAGGTGAGG GTACTTGGTGTGGATGGGGTCAACTTCAGCGTGCATGTGGAGAACCAGACGCAGGTGCGAGACACCATGAGTCGAAGGCATCACCGTGTCTACCAGCTTTACAGCCGCACCAGTGGAAAGCATGTCCAGGTGCTAGGACGCAGGATCAGCGCCAAAGGAGAGGATGGAGATAAATATG CCCAGCTTGTAGTGGAGGCAGACACCTTCGGTAGCCAGGTGAGAATCCGAGGCAAAGAAACCAATTTCTACCTGTGTATGAACCACCGTGGCAAGCTGGTAGGAAAG AAGGCCAGTAACCGAAGCGCTGATTGCGTCTTTGTGGAAATGGTGTTGGAAAATCACTACACAGCTCTGATGTCAGCACGCTACGCAGGCTGGTATGTTGGCTTCACGAAAAGAGGGCGCCCTCGCCGTGGCCAACACACACTTCCCAACCAGCAGGATGTACACTTCATGAAACGTTTCCCACCTGGGGAACAGCCTGACCTCACCACGCCCTTCCGCTTCACCACCGTCAGCAAGCGGGTCAAGAGGGTGCGTGCTACTGGGACCCGCTAG
- the fgf18a gene encoding fibroblast growth factor 18a isoform X4, whose amino-acid sequence MWPLLSTLTVLCIQMLLVMCNPLQVLGVDGVNFSVHVENQTQVRDTMSRRHHRVYQLYSRTSGKHVQVLGRRISAKGEDGDKYAQLVVEADTFGSQVRIRGKETNFYLCMNHRGKLVGKKASNRSADCVFVEMVLENHYTALMSARYAGWYVGFTKRGRPRRGQHTLPNQQDVHFMKRFPPGEQPDLTTPFRFTTVSKRVKRVRATGTR is encoded by the exons ATGTGGCCCCTTCTTTCCACGTTGACCGTCTT ATGTATCCAGATGTTGCTGGTGATGTGCAATCCATTGCAG GTACTTGGTGTGGATGGGGTCAACTTCAGCGTGCATGTGGAGAACCAGACGCAGGTGCGAGACACCATGAGTCGAAGGCATCACCGTGTCTACCAGCTTTACAGCCGCACCAGTGGAAAGCATGTCCAGGTGCTAGGACGCAGGATCAGCGCCAAAGGAGAGGATGGAGATAAATATG CCCAGCTTGTAGTGGAGGCAGACACCTTCGGTAGCCAGGTGAGAATCCGAGGCAAAGAAACCAATTTCTACCTGTGTATGAACCACCGTGGCAAGCTGGTAGGAAAG AAGGCCAGTAACCGAAGCGCTGATTGCGTCTTTGTGGAAATGGTGTTGGAAAATCACTACACAGCTCTGATGTCAGCACGCTACGCAGGCTGGTATGTTGGCTTCACGAAAAGAGGGCGCCCTCGCCGTGGCCAACACACACTTCCCAACCAGCAGGATGTACACTTCATGAAACGTTTCCCACCTGGGGAACAGCCTGACCTCACCACGCCCTTCCGCTTCACCACCGTCAGCAAGCGGGTCAAGAGGGTGCGTGCTACTGGGACCCGCTAG